A part of Candidatus Palauibacter scopulicola genomic DNA contains:
- the mreD gene encoding rod shape-determining protein MreD, which produces MSPAGKWFVAGLLLVLHFTLHPLWSRWPIAPDLVAGGLILSSLQLRWGRAAGFGCVIGLMEASISLGPMGLTMLLFSLTGALVGWVRGLIYSDSDYATPVFVFFGTWLLRFAVTVFVGGDSSAGVLLVHGAGSAALTTAVCWAAAKLVSAVTR; this is translated from the coding sequence GTGAGTCCGGCGGGGAAGTGGTTCGTCGCCGGACTCCTGCTGGTCCTGCACTTCACCCTGCACCCGCTGTGGAGCCGATGGCCGATCGCGCCCGACCTGGTGGCCGGCGGGCTGATTCTGAGTTCGCTCCAGCTCCGCTGGGGGCGGGCCGCCGGCTTCGGGTGCGTGATCGGCCTCATGGAAGCATCGATCTCACTGGGACCGATGGGCCTCACGATGTTACTCTTTTCGCTGACGGGGGCGCTCGTCGGCTGGGTGCGGGGCCTGATCTATTCGGATTCGGATTACGCGACGCCGGTTTTCGTCTTCTTCGGGACGTGGTTGCTGCGGTTTGCGGTCACCGTCTTCGTCGGCGGAGATTCGTCGGCGGGCGTCCTGCTCGTCCACGGCGCCGGATCGGCCGCGCTGACCACGGCGGTCTGCTGGGCCGCGGCGAAACTGGTGTCGGCCGTCACGAGGTGA
- the ald gene encoding alanine dehydrogenase → MIVGVPKEIKADESRVALVPAGATALVAAGHTVCVERDAGLRSGFPDDMYVAAGAEVLDSVDRVWGRAELIVKVKEPIESEYARMRPDQVIFTYFHFAADERLTHHTLESGSVAIAYETVQLPTGELPLLTPMSEVAGRMAIQQAAKNLERVAGGYGILLGGVPGVLPAEVVILGGGVVGANAATIAAGFGAHVTVLDVNLPRLRYLAEVMPANVDTLYSNRHSILEQIERADVVIGAVLVPGGKAPKLVRHDDLRRMKDGSVIVDVAVDQGGCVESARPTTHNDPTYTVHGVIHYCVANMPGAVPRTSTLALTNATFPYVLHLANRGWKVACDEDPDLALGVNIAGGRVTYEAVAHAFDLEYTPLESLSA, encoded by the coding sequence ATGATCGTTGGCGTACCGAAGGAGATAAAGGCGGACGAAAGTCGTGTGGCCCTGGTTCCGGCCGGCGCGACCGCGCTCGTTGCGGCCGGACACACCGTGTGCGTCGAACGCGACGCGGGACTGCGCAGCGGCTTTCCCGATGACATGTACGTCGCCGCGGGAGCCGAGGTGCTGGATTCGGTGGATCGGGTATGGGGGCGGGCCGAACTCATCGTCAAGGTGAAGGAGCCCATCGAATCCGAATACGCCCGGATGCGGCCCGACCAGGTCATCTTCACGTACTTCCACTTCGCGGCCGACGAACGCCTCACGCACCACACGCTGGAGAGCGGCAGCGTCGCGATCGCCTACGAAACGGTCCAGCTTCCGACGGGGGAACTCCCCCTCCTCACACCGATGTCCGAGGTGGCCGGGCGAATGGCGATCCAGCAGGCGGCCAAGAACCTGGAGCGCGTCGCGGGCGGGTACGGGATCCTGCTGGGTGGCGTGCCGGGGGTGCTCCCGGCCGAGGTCGTCATCCTCGGCGGCGGCGTCGTCGGCGCGAACGCGGCGACGATCGCGGCGGGTTTCGGCGCCCATGTGACGGTTCTCGACGTCAACCTCCCGCGTCTCCGGTATCTCGCGGAGGTCATGCCCGCCAACGTCGATACGCTCTACTCGAACCGCCACTCGATCCTCGAGCAGATCGAACGGGCGGACGTCGTGATCGGCGCCGTGCTCGTCCCCGGCGGGAAGGCGCCGAAGCTCGTGCGGCACGACGATCTGCGGCGGATGAAGGACGGTTCCGTGATCGTCGACGTGGCCGTGGACCAGGGCGGCTGCGTGGAGTCCGCGCGCCCGACCACGCACAACGACCCCACCTACACCGTCCACGGGGTCATCCACTACTGCGTGGCGAACATGCCGGGGGCCGTACCGAGGACTTCCACGCTGGCCCTGACGAACGCGACGTTCCCCTACGTCCTGCACCTGGCGAACCGAGGGTGGAAGGTTGCGTGCGACGAGGATCCGGATCTCGCCCTGGGGGTCAACATCGCGGGAGGACGGGTCACGTACGAGGCCGTCGCGCATGCGTTCGATCTCGAATACACACCCCTGGAGTCGCTCTCCGCGTGA
- the mrdA gene encoding penicillin-binding protein 2 — protein MKGDNEHRAIRKQRGRWAAGAIFFCLSIVAAGFINLQIFSTELYTLLSSENRLRTITVPAPRGTIYDRYGRAIADNVPGYDVSMLPGPRDSIAVGLDRLAERLDLSPERRAALLSRNRERPGEALVVRENANFEQVAFIEERRPRFRRVVVDQRPRRRYPAGPAVAHMIGYVGKISPEELARSEYAGYESGQSIGKTGLEQQYEHRLAGRNGIRYTEVNALGTVVRDLGVAQAQAPVPGEDLHLGIDLDLQVYAASVFPEGMRGGVVALDPVTGEVLLLYSHPTFDPNAFIGGIPLDLWNSLREHPDQPMLDRVSNASYPPGSTWKLVMSSIGMKTADLAIDTYHPSACTGGLNYHTRRFRCWLTSGHGRLNLSEAIKHSCNVWFYQAGQRIGLDPLLAGVGEFGFGRATGIDLPNERPGLFPDSRRWYDERFGPGGWTEAVVWNLAIGQGENAQTLLSMAQFYAALATGMAPVKPHLVRDEMLAQQRVDWTFDLPDVQRRQLVDALARVVNEPGGTAYGSRLARWTLAGKTGTAQNPHGEPHSWFVGFAPAWDPRIVIAAIVEHGHPDGAPSLAVPLASGIVDRHLETLGLPPEDTPGVRPRAALTAPAGG, from the coding sequence GTGAAGGGCGACAACGAACACCGCGCGATCCGGAAACAGCGAGGCCGCTGGGCGGCGGGCGCGATCTTCTTCTGCCTCTCGATCGTCGCCGCCGGGTTCATCAATCTGCAGATCTTCAGCACCGAGTTGTACACGCTCCTGTCGAGCGAGAACCGGCTGCGGACCATCACCGTACCGGCCCCGCGCGGGACCATCTACGACCGGTATGGACGGGCCATTGCCGACAACGTGCCGGGATACGACGTGTCGATGCTGCCCGGGCCCCGCGACTCCATCGCGGTCGGACTCGATCGCCTCGCTGAGCGGCTGGACCTGTCGCCCGAGCGGCGCGCCGCGCTGCTGTCGCGCAACCGGGAACGTCCGGGCGAGGCTCTGGTCGTGCGCGAGAACGCGAACTTCGAGCAGGTCGCGTTCATCGAGGAACGTCGGCCCCGGTTCCGGCGCGTCGTCGTGGATCAGAGGCCGCGCCGACGTTACCCGGCAGGGCCCGCTGTCGCGCACATGATCGGATACGTCGGGAAAATCAGCCCGGAGGAACTGGCTCGGTCCGAATATGCGGGCTACGAATCCGGCCAGTCGATCGGGAAGACGGGGCTGGAGCAGCAGTACGAGCACCGGCTGGCGGGGCGGAACGGGATCCGTTACACGGAAGTGAACGCCCTGGGTACGGTCGTGCGGGACCTGGGGGTCGCCCAGGCGCAGGCTCCGGTGCCCGGAGAGGACCTGCATCTCGGCATCGATCTCGACCTGCAGGTGTACGCGGCTTCGGTGTTTCCGGAAGGGATGCGGGGCGGCGTCGTGGCGCTGGATCCGGTGACCGGCGAGGTGCTCCTGCTCTACAGCCACCCCACGTTCGACCCCAACGCATTCATCGGCGGCATCCCCCTGGATCTGTGGAATTCCCTTCGCGAACACCCGGACCAGCCCATGCTGGACCGGGTTTCCAACGCTTCCTACCCGCCGGGATCCACGTGGAAGCTCGTCATGTCCTCCATCGGGATGAAGACGGCGGACCTCGCGATCGATACGTACCACCCGTCCGCGTGCACCGGCGGACTCAACTACCACACCCGCCGCTTCCGCTGCTGGCTGACGAGCGGACACGGCCGCCTGAACCTCTCCGAAGCGATCAAGCACTCGTGCAACGTCTGGTTCTACCAGGCCGGGCAGCGGATCGGTCTCGACCCGCTCCTCGCGGGGGTCGGGGAGTTCGGCTTCGGACGCGCGACCGGGATCGACCTCCCGAACGAGAGGCCGGGCCTCTTCCCCGACTCCCGACGGTGGTACGACGAGCGGTTCGGGCCCGGCGGGTGGACCGAAGCCGTCGTGTGGAATCTCGCGATCGGGCAGGGCGAAAACGCGCAGACGCTGCTGTCGATGGCCCAGTTCTACGCGGCGCTGGCGACGGGGATGGCACCCGTAAAACCTCACCTCGTGCGGGATGAGATGCTCGCGCAGCAGCGCGTTGACTGGACGTTCGATCTCCCCGACGTCCAGCGGCGGCAACTCGTCGACGCGCTGGCGCGCGTCGTGAACGAACCCGGGGGCACCGCGTACGGCAGCCGCCTGGCGCGCTGGACTTTGGCCGGCAAGACCGGCACGGCCCAGAACCCGCACGGCGAGCCCCATTCCTGGTTCGTGGGGTTCGCGCCCGCCTGGGATCCCCGCATCGTGATCGCGGCGATCGTGGAGCACGGGCACCCGGACGGGGCCCCGTCGCTGGCCGTGCCGCTCGCGTCCGGGATCGTGGACCGCCACCTCGAAACGCTCGGTTTGCCGCCGGAGGACACGCCCGGTGTCCGTCCGAGGGCAGCGCTGACGGCGCCGGCGGGCGGATGA
- a CDS encoding BrxA/BrxB family bacilliredoxin: MLYDPRLVQPMREELTRLGVRELTTSDEVDEALGAGGETLVVVNSVCGCAARNARPAVAMAMGHGKQPDRVVTVFAGQDVEATARARQYFTGVRPSSPSLALLSNGELQFMLERHQIEGREARDIAADLTKAYDQYCAAS; the protein is encoded by the coding sequence ATGCTGTACGACCCCAGGCTGGTACAACCGATGCGAGAGGAACTCACCCGCCTCGGCGTGCGTGAGCTGACAACCTCCGATGAAGTGGACGAGGCCCTCGGGGCCGGCGGGGAGACGCTCGTCGTCGTGAACTCCGTCTGCGGCTGCGCGGCGCGCAACGCGCGGCCCGCCGTGGCGATGGCCATGGGCCACGGAAAGCAGCCCGACCGCGTCGTCACGGTCTTCGCGGGGCAGGACGTGGAAGCGACGGCGCGTGCGCGGCAGTACTTCACCGGCGTGCGACCCTCCTCGCCGTCCCTCGCGCTGCTCTCGAACGGGGAGCTGCAGTTCATGCTCGAGCGGCACCAGATCGAGGGTCGCGAAGCGCGCGATATCGCGGCCGACCTCACGAAGGCGTACGACCAATACTGCGCGGCGAGCTAG
- a CDS encoding rod shape-determining protein, which yields MGKWSLRGNFLPISKIGVDLGTANTLVHVEGEGIVLNEPSVVAVRKETGRIEGIGLAAKRMLGRTPSGIEAVRPLKDGVIADVDITEMMIRYFLKEVMTTRLFKIRPLVVVGVPSGITELERRAVRSSAHAAGAKEVYMVAEPMAAAVGVGLPVETPAGNMIIDVGGGTSEIAVIALSGSVADTSIRVGGDELDSTIVSFLRKNYNLLIGEPTAEAVKIQIGSAYPTDDDKEMLVKGRDLVSGIPKTVRVHSAEVRECLQEPIRQIVAAVRRALEITPPELASDIVDRGVVMTGGGALVRGLDTLLGEETGLPIHVDAEPLTCVVRGCGKILEEFGRYRGVLTS from the coding sequence ATGGGGAAGTGGTCGCTACGGGGTAACTTCCTGCCGATCAGCAAGATCGGAGTGGACCTGGGGACCGCGAACACCCTCGTACACGTTGAAGGCGAGGGCATCGTCCTCAACGAACCGTCCGTCGTCGCGGTCCGAAAGGAAACCGGCCGCATCGAAGGGATCGGGCTCGCCGCCAAGCGCATGCTCGGCCGCACGCCGAGCGGGATCGAAGCGGTTCGGCCTTTGAAGGACGGGGTGATCGCCGACGTGGACATCACCGAGATGATGATCCGCTACTTCCTCAAGGAAGTGATGACCACGCGGCTCTTCAAGATCCGGCCTCTCGTCGTGGTCGGCGTACCGTCCGGCATCACGGAACTCGAGCGCCGCGCCGTCCGGTCCAGCGCGCACGCCGCCGGCGCCAAGGAAGTCTACATGGTGGCGGAACCGATGGCGGCGGCCGTCGGCGTGGGGCTTCCGGTGGAGACGCCGGCGGGCAACATGATCATCGATGTCGGGGGCGGGACGAGCGAGATCGCGGTGATCGCGCTTTCCGGATCGGTCGCGGACACGTCGATCCGGGTCGGTGGCGACGAGCTGGACTCCACGATCGTCTCTTTCCTCCGCAAGAACTACAACCTCCTCATCGGCGAGCCGACGGCGGAAGCCGTCAAGATCCAGATCGGATCGGCGTATCCCACGGACGACGACAAGGAGATGCTCGTCAAGGGCCGGGACCTCGTCTCCGGCATTCCGAAGACCGTGCGGGTCCATTCGGCCGAGGTCCGGGAGTGTCTGCAGGAGCCGATCCGGCAGATCGTCGCCGCGGTGCGGAGGGCGCTCGAGATCACGCCGCCGGAACTCGCCTCCGATATCGTGGACCGGGGTGTGGTCATGACGGGGGGTGGAGCCCTCGTGCGAGGGCTGGATACGTTGCTGGGCGAAGAAACGGGGCTCCCGATCCATGTCGATGCGGAACCGCTGACCTGCGTCGTTCGGGGCTGCGGGAAGATCCTCGAGGAATTCGGACGGTATCGTGGAGTTCTCACGAGTTGA
- the rodA gene encoding rod shape-determining protein RodA, with product MIDRLRIPGVGDPVLLALVLFMTGLGIAMIYSAGQVDVQSLATGIWVRQLYWFGVATVALAVTSRFSLRFLEWLAPWVYGLTVLLLILVFFIGTGPNGSWLELGPGRLQPAEVSKLGTILMLARVMGGAQGPYDRLLEFWKPGVITLVPFTLVLLQPDLGSAMIFGALFLAALFWSGVPLPKIFLLASPGLSLLLGFNWIAWGLGFLIVAACLYVHRLFILEAVGVLLANVFAGALTLRLWDSLADYQRNRLLVFLDPEIDPLGAGWHLIQSKVAIGSGGLLGAGFANGPQKRLAFLPEQHTDFIFSVVGEEFGFIGVMLFLVLFAFLLWRVLRVASSMDDRFGSLIAFCLFAVLLTHIVVNLGMAVGMMPVTGLPLPLLSYGGSFLLVLYAGFGIVQRVAWEA from the coding sequence ATGATCGACCGCCTGCGCATCCCCGGCGTGGGCGATCCGGTGCTTCTGGCGCTGGTCCTGTTCATGACCGGGCTCGGGATCGCGATGATCTACTCGGCCGGACAGGTCGACGTGCAATCGCTGGCCACAGGGATCTGGGTACGACAGCTCTACTGGTTCGGCGTGGCGACCGTCGCGCTCGCCGTGACCTCCCGCTTCTCCCTGCGTTTCCTCGAATGGCTTGCGCCGTGGGTCTACGGGCTCACGGTGCTCCTCCTCATCCTCGTGTTCTTCATCGGGACGGGCCCGAACGGCAGCTGGCTCGAACTCGGCCCGGGGCGGCTCCAGCCGGCCGAAGTCTCGAAGCTGGGGACGATCCTCATGCTGGCGCGCGTGATGGGAGGCGCGCAGGGACCGTACGACCGGCTGCTGGAGTTCTGGAAGCCCGGTGTCATCACCCTCGTCCCGTTCACCCTCGTGCTGCTGCAACCCGACCTTGGGAGCGCCATGATCTTCGGGGCGCTCTTCCTCGCTGCGCTGTTCTGGAGCGGCGTACCGCTGCCCAAGATCTTCCTGCTCGCGTCGCCGGGCCTCAGCCTCCTGCTCGGCTTCAACTGGATCGCGTGGGGCCTCGGCTTCCTCATCGTCGCGGCCTGCCTGTACGTGCACCGCCTCTTCATCCTCGAGGCGGTGGGCGTGCTCCTCGCGAACGTCTTCGCGGGCGCGCTCACGCTCCGCCTGTGGGATTCGCTCGCCGACTATCAGCGGAACCGGCTTCTCGTCTTCCTGGATCCGGAGATCGATCCCCTCGGCGCCGGATGGCATCTCATCCAGTCGAAGGTCGCCATCGGCTCCGGCGGACTCCTCGGCGCCGGCTTCGCGAACGGTCCGCAGAAGCGGCTCGCCTTCCTTCCCGAGCAGCATACGGACTTCATATTCTCCGTCGTGGGGGAGGAGTTCGGATTCATCGGCGTGATGCTGTTCCTGGTGCTCTTCGCCTTCCTCCTCTGGCGCGTGCTGCGGGTGGCATCCTCGATGGACGACCGGTTCGGAAGCCTGATCGCTTTCTGCCTGTTTGCGGTACTCCTGACGCACATCGTGGTGAACCTGGGGATGGCGGTCGGCATGATGCCCGTGACCGGACTGCCCTTGCCGCTCCTCAGCTACGGGGGGAGCTTCCTGCTCGTTCTCTACGCGGGCTTCGGGATCGTACAGCGCGTGGCGTGGGAGGCCTGA
- a CDS encoding Mur ligase family protein → MLTEGGDALAALFDPRPATTIRWGLDRIEALLAELGRPERSFKALHIAGTNGKGSTACFAASVLEDGGTRAGLYTSPHLEDVRERFLVDGAWVEEPALQSAAARVIGCDAAAACTYFELTTALAFTCFAECGVEVAVVETGLGGRLDATNVLRPAGTAITPIGLDHTEWLGGSPEEIAREKGGIFKPGAPACLGRIDPGPLAALEQLARGVGAPVARLGRDAEVSDITVRADPPGTRFRYVSRLRPHGVELATGLPGRHQAHNAALALLLLDCSGCPPEESSARRGIARAYVAGRFEVRPPEAGRPGCVFDIAHNPAAIQVLCETLAELSLPRPLVAVAGMLADKDWKGTLARLALDSDTMILTRPAVPVERRWDPSRAREWLSREQGVESIVCRNVAEAVSRGLTLAGAGTLLVTGSATTVGEARALPELARVRTGDE, encoded by the coding sequence GTGCTGACCGAGGGCGGGGACGCCCTCGCGGCTCTGTTCGATCCCCGCCCGGCCACCACGATCCGCTGGGGCCTGGACAGGATCGAGGCGCTCCTGGCGGAGCTGGGCCGGCCGGAACGAAGCTTCAAGGCTCTCCACATCGCGGGCACGAACGGCAAGGGTTCGACCGCGTGCTTCGCGGCGTCGGTGCTCGAAGACGGCGGCACCCGCGCGGGCCTCTACACTTCGCCGCACCTCGAGGACGTTCGGGAACGGTTTCTGGTCGACGGGGCCTGGGTGGAGGAGCCGGCGCTTCAGTCCGCCGCCGCCCGGGTCATCGGTTGCGACGCGGCCGCGGCCTGCACGTACTTCGAGTTGACCACCGCGCTCGCCTTCACCTGCTTCGCGGAGTGCGGCGTGGAGGTGGCGGTTGTCGAAACCGGGCTCGGCGGCCGCCTCGACGCGACGAACGTGCTTCGTCCCGCCGGCACGGCGATTACCCCGATCGGCCTCGACCACACGGAATGGCTCGGCGGGTCTCCCGAGGAGATCGCGAGGGAGAAGGGAGGGATCTTCAAGCCGGGCGCGCCGGCGTGTCTGGGCCGCATCGACCCGGGTCCGCTCGCGGCGCTCGAGCAGCTCGCGCGTGGCGTCGGAGCGCCGGTGGCGCGGCTCGGGAGGGATGCGGAAGTGTCGGACATCACGGTGCGGGCCGATCCCCCGGGGACGCGTTTCCGATACGTTTCGAGGTTGCGTCCCCACGGCGTGGAGCTTGCCACGGGCCTCCCGGGCCGGCACCAGGCGCACAACGCGGCGCTGGCCCTCCTGCTGCTGGACTGCTCCGGCTGTCCGCCGGAGGAAAGTTCCGCGCGCCGAGGGATCGCGCGGGCGTACGTGGCCGGCCGCTTCGAGGTCCGGCCTCCGGAGGCCGGACGTCCGGGCTGCGTGTTCGACATCGCGCACAATCCGGCGGCCATCCAGGTACTCTGCGAGACGCTGGCGGAACTGTCGCTGCCGCGGCCGCTCGTCGCCGTGGCCGGCATGCTGGCCGACAAGGACTGGAAGGGAACGCTGGCCCGACTCGCGCTTGACAGCGACACTATGATTCTGACTCGACCCGCCGTCCCCGTGGAGAGACGGTGGGACCCGTCCCGGGCGAGGGAGTGGTTGTCGCGGGAACAGGGTGTCGAATCGATCGTGTGCCGGAACGTGGCGGAGGCGGTCTCGCGGGGGCTGACCCTCGCCGGTGCGGGAACGCTGCTGGTCACGGGATCCGCAACGACCGTGGGCGAGGCCCGGGCATTGCCGGAACTCGCCCGCGTACGGACAGGAGACGAATAA
- the accD gene encoding acetyl-CoA carboxylase, carboxyltransferase subunit beta, protein MSWFSKPKRKLVSQKRELPGDVWDRCAGCGEILYSGRLEENLHVCPSCGHHFRITAESYEAMLLDGGGLAELHDEHLRSADPLGFVDSRSYAERIAQAEQRGGDQDAIRTGRGEIGGREVHLGTMDFRFIGGSMGSVVGEKIRRLADRSLERRVPLIIISASGGARMQEGILSLMQMGKTAAALDQLAGAGIPYVSVLTNPTTGGVTASYAMLGDVILAEPGALIGFAGPRVIKETIRQDLPEGFQTAEFLEEHGMIDRIVPRPEMRGALASLLDHMC, encoded by the coding sequence GTGTCCTGGTTCAGCAAACCGAAGCGCAAGCTGGTTTCACAGAAACGTGAGCTTCCGGGCGATGTGTGGGATCGGTGCGCCGGGTGCGGCGAGATCCTCTACAGCGGACGGCTGGAGGAGAACCTCCACGTCTGTCCGAGCTGCGGGCATCACTTTCGCATCACCGCGGAGTCCTACGAGGCCATGCTGCTCGACGGCGGAGGCCTCGCCGAACTCCACGACGAGCATCTGCGCTCCGCCGATCCGCTCGGATTCGTCGATTCCCGCAGCTATGCCGAGCGCATCGCGCAGGCGGAGCAGCGCGGCGGCGACCAGGATGCGATCCGAACCGGGCGCGGCGAGATCGGAGGCAGGGAAGTCCACCTGGGGACCATGGACTTCCGCTTCATCGGCGGATCGATGGGGTCGGTGGTGGGCGAGAAGATCCGCCGTCTCGCCGACCGCTCCCTCGAGCGACGGGTGCCGCTCATCATCATCTCCGCTTCCGGCGGCGCGCGGATGCAGGAAGGGATTCTCTCCCTCATGCAGATGGGGAAGACGGCGGCCGCGCTCGATCAACTCGCGGGCGCGGGCATCCCCTACGTAAGCGTCCTCACGAACCCGACCACGGGCGGGGTGACGGCATCCTACGCGATGCTGGGGGATGTGATCCTGGCGGAACCCGGCGCCCTGATCGGCTTTGCCGGCCCGCGCGTGATCAAGGAAACGATCCGGCAGGACCTTCCGGAGGGGTTCCAGACCGCGGAGTTCCTGGAGGAGCACGGGATGATCGACCGCATCGTCCCGCGTCCGGAGATGCGCGGCGCCCTCGCAAGCCTCCTGGATCACATGTGCTGA
- a CDS encoding rod shape-determining protein MreC, which produces MSYQGVRPPGRGPLDVVVFSLALIFSGIAAGLSSAHQSQVESAVRATALYPFLLLHRLGAERGQIESRVEGLLAERDSLTELLLRYRDRTAPVEDASSARDLGGLPAGSVAPAVVYPGRPHVGNPDLFVLSGPDFRGREFPVGVFTGIGLVGVVRAPHGRGGRGEFWSHPDFRVSVLAEGEGVSGFVRPLRADGGQPVLLLEGAPFQADIPVGTLLVTTGIAGVYPPGVPVGRIREPDEPEAGWMKRYVVEPSVRPEEVRDVFVWNRPALPASVEADTASAPVEPEPAPADTAPAPR; this is translated from the coding sequence GTGAGCTATCAGGGCGTCCGGCCGCCGGGTCGCGGGCCGCTCGATGTCGTCGTCTTCTCCCTCGCCCTCATCTTCAGCGGCATCGCCGCGGGCCTTTCCAGCGCACACCAGAGCCAGGTGGAGTCCGCGGTCCGCGCGACCGCGCTCTACCCGTTCCTGCTGCTCCATCGCCTCGGCGCGGAGCGGGGCCAGATCGAGAGTCGCGTCGAGGGCCTGCTTGCGGAACGGGATTCCCTCACGGAACTCCTGCTGCGCTACAGGGACCGGACCGCGCCGGTCGAGGACGCGTCGTCCGCCCGGGATCTTGGCGGGCTCCCGGCCGGATCGGTCGCGCCGGCGGTCGTCTACCCGGGACGCCCTCACGTCGGCAATCCGGACCTGTTCGTGTTGTCGGGACCCGATTTTCGGGGTCGTGAGTTTCCCGTCGGCGTCTTCACCGGCATCGGCCTGGTCGGGGTCGTGAGAGCCCCGCACGGACGGGGGGGACGCGGCGAATTCTGGAGCCATCCCGACTTTCGGGTCAGCGTTCTGGCCGAGGGGGAAGGGGTGTCGGGCTTCGTGCGGCCGCTGCGCGCCGACGGAGGGCAACCGGTGCTCCTCCTGGAGGGTGCGCCCTTCCAGGCGGACATACCCGTCGGGACTCTGCTGGTCACGACGGGTATCGCCGGCGTTTATCCGCCGGGGGTGCCGGTGGGGCGCATCCGCGAACCCGACGAGCCGGAGGCGGGCTGGATGAAGCGCTATGTCGTCGAGCCATCCGTGCGTCCGGAAGAGGTCCGCGACGTGTTCGTGTGGAATCGACCGGCGTTACCGGCAAGCGTCGAGGCGGACACGGCGTCCGCTCCGGTGGAACCCGAGCCTGCGCCGGCGGACACGGCCCCGGCCCCTCGGTGA
- a CDS encoding pitrilysin family protein: MAGRLDREVVRTCLPDGPIVLSERMDSVRSVAIGLWVRQGRVHEDAEHGGASHLLEHMVFKGTHRRSARDLAWEVERLGGALDAYTTHEFTAFQARIPAGALGVALDVLCDLAFFPRLSGRDLDVEREVVLEEIAAAAEVPEDIVFEEHARALYGGHPYGEPILGTRASVRALSVSALAEVHDRAYRPGNVVVAAAGAVEHDDLVEGLARWLPRRAASPAPVDPPAPTGEPGFRCLRREGGRQTHIVTGGLSVPYRDPLRYAIHVTATALGGGMSSRLFQRIRETRGLAYAVYSFHGFHAQAGHVGAYVGTRPETAAEAREAVEGELALLAREGLTRQELDDTRSQLKGQFLISLESPASRMNRLAGIALYGHEYRTLDEVAARIDAVGRAQCLEAAAYFAPERLATLELAPREGTQ; the protein is encoded by the coding sequence ATGGCTGGCCGGCTCGACCGGGAGGTGGTCCGAACCTGCCTCCCGGATGGCCCCATCGTGCTCAGCGAGCGCATGGATTCCGTGCGCTCCGTCGCCATCGGCCTCTGGGTGCGGCAGGGTCGCGTTCATGAGGATGCCGAGCACGGCGGCGCATCCCATCTGCTCGAGCACATGGTCTTCAAGGGGACGCACCGGCGCTCCGCCCGCGATCTCGCCTGGGAGGTGGAGCGGCTCGGCGGCGCGCTGGACGCGTATACCACCCACGAATTCACCGCCTTCCAGGCGCGGATACCGGCGGGGGCGCTCGGCGTCGCGCTCGACGTGCTGTGTGACCTCGCCTTCTTTCCGCGGCTCTCCGGACGGGACCTCGACGTGGAACGCGAGGTGGTGCTGGAAGAGATCGCGGCCGCGGCGGAGGTCCCGGAGGACATCGTCTTCGAGGAGCACGCGCGCGCTCTCTACGGTGGGCATCCGTACGGCGAACCGATCCTCGGCACCCGCGCGTCGGTGCGGGCGCTTTCCGTGTCCGCGCTGGCGGAAGTGCACGATCGCGCGTACCGGCCGGGGAACGTGGTCGTGGCGGCGGCGGGAGCGGTGGAGCACGACGATCTCGTGGAGGGGCTGGCGCGGTGGCTCCCTCGCCGGGCCGCCAGCCCCGCGCCCGTGGACCCGCCGGCGCCGACCGGCGAGCCGGGCTTCCGGTGTCTGCGACGCGAGGGCGGCCGGCAGACGCACATCGTGACGGGAGGACTCTCCGTTCCGTACCGCGATCCCCTTCGCTACGCGATCCACGTCACGGCGACGGCCCTCGGGGGCGGAATGAGTTCGCGACTCTTCCAGAGAATCCGCGAAACGCGCGGGCTCGCCTACGCCGTGTACAGCTTCCACGGGTTTCATGCGCAGGCGGGCCATGTCGGCGCCTACGTCGGGACCCGGCCCGAAACGGCGGCGGAGGCCCGCGAGGCGGTGGAGGGGGAACTCGCCCTTCTGGCGCGGGAGGGATTGACGCGCCAGGAACTGGACGACACCCGCAGCCAACTGAAGGGGCAGTTCCTGATCTCGCTCGAATCGCCTGCGAGTCGCATGAACCGGCTGGCCGGCATCGCCCTGTACGGCCACGAGTACCGCACTCTGGACGAGGTGGCGGCGAGAATCGACGCGGTCGGCCGTGCCCAGTGTCTCGAAGCCGCCGCATACTTCGCACCCGAACGGCTCGCGACCCTCGAGCTGGCCCCCCGGGAGGGAACCCAATGA